In one window of Frigoriglobus tundricola DNA:
- a CDS encoding TolC family protein: MHGLARCLPPLSAVALLALVFGPGCTRHDFRRRADKDVEGIISQKNMFSAWEVKNWHVYPDPRSRYADNTNPDRPPYPPDDYAARLLSPNPQKPSKLSGTGRVDGEGYVAFLQQWDTENRTDESAGSIKPLPPPNLPEKRSAGGGPAEPSRTVTASAAQDAVEKTLPAGQPRMPFPAAGPVDRPAVRHALPSYYPAALRPAPVDRSAVQTAGGKPAPDAGEPATAKPSPVAPVVKPAGAVEFGPWVPVRPAMPGPVVADRGNGPLITELRTPGVMVVAGEIEENGRAVPAVAVVPVQLEGQSVAQPPEKLPAPQPLLDPKDKVPNPLGTPQVGQGPGEPVAAPGDAANDYLRALESPTPGYRLKLDQAIELGVLTAREFQDRREDVYLAALTITLDRFNFAAMPLFVEQAVRQSTGGALIHAGQAWNLTTTPSISKLFPTGALLTAQLANQVVIDLGSGKPTTAMSTATLNLMQPFLRGGGYAVTLEPLTQDERSLVYAMRSFARFRKLFFVSVAASNPNGYTNNPYGLAGLSVNLGRGIGQNLTAPSVGYLPLLSQLAVLNNQKKNVAALERLLRLYQAFREGGQFNDLQVGQVEVQLLNNRFSLLGSPASTNNSQSGIRGYLDTLDNFKLQLGLPLTTNIELDDEPLVPIRRQLTKFEDVYAQVQAIELAGAKYDRAEPVGGFRQRWLTLFTTSPLVQGTPFAKQITERWASWAPEKLNTDQVRARLTTVREERRKLLADRIDRELKKLPEPPAAVARRAALDAEIDLGEFELRVRDYEAQPWVRKVGKERDVAQDTAFAAVYNAFYQVVLEARNDRLADLYANWPKLPTLPVTGFDVLGSSLDDAYTAVVQAALSNRLDLMNARASVVDSWRQIAVTANALQGVFNVDYNLTSTTPADSKNPFAFASSRSTSSLTFNFQLPLVRRAERNAYRAALISYQRARRFLMAFEDNIANDVRSDVRELRTIAQLYRLQQRVIELQYAQVDSATAVLFAPPAPGTNTDAAAAAALTTQVLNAQANLVTAQNTLYQTWIAYLTSRMNFYLDLELMQLDDRGVWIDELYSRTRATNRPDAQQSGERLPAPAPAPAPVAAVPPRGGDGQGVRP; this comes from the coding sequence ATGCACGGACTTGCACGCTGCCTACCCCCGCTTTCCGCGGTCGCCCTGCTCGCCCTGGTTTTCGGACCGGGTTGCACGCGGCACGATTTCCGCCGCCGCGCGGACAAAGACGTCGAAGGCATCATCAGCCAGAAGAACATGTTCTCGGCCTGGGAGGTGAAGAACTGGCACGTGTACCCGGACCCGCGGTCGCGATACGCTGACAACACCAATCCCGACCGCCCGCCGTACCCGCCCGACGATTACGCCGCACGGCTGCTCTCCCCCAACCCACAAAAGCCCTCGAAGCTGTCCGGCACAGGCCGCGTGGACGGCGAGGGCTACGTCGCCTTCCTCCAACAGTGGGACACCGAGAACCGCACGGACGAGAGTGCCGGGTCCATCAAGCCGCTCCCGCCCCCCAACCTCCCGGAAAAGAGGAGCGCCGGCGGTGGACCGGCAGAGCCCTCACGGACGGTTACAGCCTCTGCTGCGCAAGACGCGGTGGAAAAAACGTTACCAGCGGGACAACCGCGGATGCCGTTTCCCGCGGCGGGTCCGGTGGACCGCCCGGCCGTGCGGCACGCACTGCCCTCGTACTACCCTGCGGCACTGCGTCCGGCGCCGGTGGACCGGTCGGCGGTGCAAACGGCGGGCGGGAAGCCCGCACCCGATGCGGGCGAACCGGCGACCGCCAAGCCGAGCCCGGTCGCTCCAGTCGTGAAGCCCGCCGGTGCGGTCGAATTCGGTCCGTGGGTGCCCGTGCGGCCCGCCATGCCGGGGCCGGTCGTGGCGGACCGCGGGAACGGGCCGCTCATCACCGAACTACGCACGCCGGGCGTGATGGTCGTGGCCGGTGAGATCGAGGAGAACGGCCGGGCGGTGCCCGCCGTCGCGGTGGTCCCGGTCCAACTCGAGGGCCAGTCCGTGGCCCAGCCGCCGGAGAAGTTGCCCGCGCCGCAACCGCTGCTCGACCCGAAGGACAAGGTGCCGAACCCGCTGGGCACCCCGCAGGTCGGGCAGGGGCCGGGCGAGCCGGTCGCGGCGCCCGGGGACGCGGCCAACGACTACCTCCGCGCGCTCGAATCGCCGACGCCCGGCTACCGCCTCAAATTGGATCAGGCGATCGAACTCGGCGTGCTGACCGCCCGCGAGTTCCAGGACCGCCGCGAGGACGTGTACCTCGCCGCGCTGACGATCACCCTGGACCGGTTCAATTTCGCGGCGATGCCGCTGTTCGTCGAGCAGGCCGTACGGCAGTCGACCGGCGGGGCGCTCATTCACGCTGGTCAGGCGTGGAACCTGACGACCACGCCCAGCATCAGCAAGCTGTTCCCGACGGGCGCGCTGCTCACGGCGCAACTCGCCAACCAGGTCGTGATCGATCTGGGCTCGGGCAAGCCGACGACGGCCATGAGCACCGCGACCCTGAACCTGATGCAGCCGTTCCTCCGGGGCGGCGGGTACGCGGTCACTCTGGAGCCGCTGACCCAGGACGAGCGGTCTCTGGTGTACGCGATGCGGTCGTTCGCCCGGTTCCGCAAGCTGTTCTTCGTGTCCGTCGCGGCCAGCAACCCGAACGGATACACGAACAACCCGTACGGGTTGGCCGGGTTGTCCGTGAACCTCGGCCGCGGGATCGGCCAGAACCTGACCGCCCCGAGCGTCGGGTACCTGCCCCTCCTGTCCCAGTTGGCCGTCCTCAACAACCAGAAGAAGAACGTCGCGGCCCTGGAGCGCCTGTTGCGGCTGTACCAGGCGTTCCGCGAGGGCGGGCAGTTCAACGACCTTCAGGTGGGGCAGGTGGAAGTGCAGTTGCTGAACAACCGGTTCTCGCTGCTCGGCTCGCCCGCCTCGACGAACAACTCCCAGTCCGGCATCCGCGGGTACCTGGACACGCTGGACAACTTCAAACTCCAGCTCGGCCTGCCGCTGACGACGAACATCGAGTTGGACGACGAGCCGCTGGTGCCGATCCGCCGGCAGCTCACGAAGTTCGAGGACGTGTACGCCCAGGTTCAAGCGATCGAACTGGCCGGGGCGAAGTACGACCGGGCCGAGCCGGTCGGCGGGTTCCGCCAGCGGTGGCTGACGCTGTTCACCACGTCCCCACTGGTCCAGGGCACCCCGTTCGCCAAACAGATCACCGAGCGGTGGGCGAGCTGGGCGCCGGAGAAGCTGAACACGGACCAGGTGCGGGCGCGGCTGACGACGGTGCGGGAGGAGCGGCGCAAGCTGCTCGCCGACCGCATCGACCGCGAGCTGAAGAAGCTGCCCGAGCCCCCGGCCGCGGTGGCGCGGCGGGCGGCCCTGGATGCTGAGATCGACCTGGGCGAGTTCGAACTGCGGGTGCGGGACTACGAGGCCCAGCCGTGGGTGCGGAAAGTGGGCAAAGAGCGCGACGTGGCCCAGGACACGGCGTTCGCGGCGGTGTACAACGCCTTCTACCAGGTCGTGCTGGAGGCCCGGAACGACCGGTTGGCCGACCTGTACGCGAACTGGCCGAAGTTGCCGACCCTGCCGGTTACCGGGTTCGACGTGTTGGGGTCGTCGCTGGACGACGCCTATACTGCCGTCGTACAAGCGGCACTGTCGAACCGGTTGGACCTGATGAACGCCCGCGCCTCGGTGGTGGACTCGTGGCGGCAGATCGCGGTTACCGCTAATGCCTTGCAGGGCGTGTTCAACGTCGACTATAATTTAACCAGTACCACGCCGGCCGATAGTAAGAATCCGTTCGCCTTTGCAAGCTCGCGGAGCACGAGTTCGCTGACATTTAACTTTCAGTTGCCCCTCGTGCGCCGGGCCGAGCGCAATGCTTACCGGGCCGCCCTGATCAGCTACCAGCGGGCCCGCCGCTTCCTGATGGCGTTCGAGGACAACATCGCCAACGACGTCCGCAGCGACGTGCGCGAGCTGCGAACGATCGCCCAGTTGTACCGGTTGCAGCAGCGGGTGATCGAGCTCCAGTACGCTCAGGTGGACAGCGCGACCGCCGTGCTGTTCGCCCCGCCGGCCCCGGGAACCAACACGGACGCCGCCGCCGCCGCCGCCCTCACCACGCAGGTGCTGAACGCCCAGGCCAACCTGGTGACCGCCCAGAACACGCTTTACCAGACCTGGATCGCCTACTTGACCTCCCGGATGAACTTCTACCTTGACCTCGAGCTGATGCAGCTCGACGACCGTGGGGTGTGGATCGATGAGCTCTACAGCCGAACCCGTGCGACAAACCGACCCGACGCCCAGCAGTCCGGCGAACGGCTCCCCGCCCCCGCCCCCGCCCCCGCCCCCGTCGCAGCCGTCCCCCCTCGGGGCGGTGACGGGCAAGGCGTCCGGCCCTAA
- a CDS encoding GntR family transcriptional regulator, whose protein sequence is MQIQIHTHDGVAIYQQIVHQVKYLVASGRLAAGEELPSIRVLATQLVINPNTVARAYRELEAEGVVEKRSTAGTYVSATSPPLALRERMNVLTDRVDTLLAEARQMDIDTDTLVDLIRRRAENVRPSKPGG, encoded by the coding sequence ATGCAGATTCAGATTCACACGCACGACGGCGTGGCGATTTACCAGCAGATCGTCCACCAGGTGAAGTACCTGGTGGCGTCCGGGCGCCTGGCCGCCGGCGAGGAGCTGCCGTCGATCCGCGTGCTGGCGACGCAGCTCGTGATCAACCCGAACACCGTCGCCCGCGCGTACCGCGAGCTGGAAGCCGAGGGCGTCGTCGAGAAGCGCTCGACGGCCGGGACTTACGTCTCCGCCACCAGCCCGCCGCTGGCTCTGCGCGAGCGAATGAACGTTCTGACCGACCGGGTGGACACCTTGTTGGCCGAAGCCCGGCAGATGGACATCGACACCGACACACTCGTGGATCTGATCCGCCGGCGGGCCGAGAACGTGCGCCCGTCGAAACCGGGAGGGTAG
- a CDS encoding ABC transporter ATP-binding protein — protein sequence MTAAGVDSSEPVIGLRDVTRRFGAKVALDRVSLSVPRGVVFGLVGANGAGKTTLIRHVLGLLKAQTGSVRVFGANPVADPAGVLARIGYLSEENDLPGWMRVPEFVRYSRAFYPRWDDGYAEELRHTFELPAGTRICNLSKGQRARVGLLVALAHRPELLVLDEPSSGLDPLVRRDILEAVIRTIADEGRTVLFSSHLLDEVERVSDHVCLLNQGRIVFSAPLDELKESHRSLTVRFDAPQARPPALAGALAWKGTGHEWTAVCRGRLSDLAPAVAASGGRVVADRTPSLDEIFLAQVTGSKVPVLEG from the coding sequence ATGACCGCGGCCGGAGTTGACAGCAGCGAGCCCGTGATCGGGCTCCGGGACGTGACCCGACGGTTCGGCGCCAAGGTCGCCCTCGACCGGGTGAGCCTGTCGGTACCGCGCGGGGTGGTTTTCGGACTGGTCGGTGCCAACGGGGCCGGCAAAACCACACTCATCCGCCACGTACTCGGGCTGCTCAAAGCGCAGACCGGGTCGGTGCGGGTGTTCGGCGCGAACCCGGTCGCCGACCCGGCCGGGGTGCTCGCGCGGATCGGGTACTTATCGGAAGAGAACGACCTCCCCGGGTGGATGCGGGTCCCCGAGTTCGTGCGCTACTCGCGGGCGTTCTACCCGCGGTGGGACGACGGTTACGCCGAGGAACTGCGGCACACGTTCGAGCTCCCGGCCGGCACGCGGATCTGCAATCTGTCCAAGGGCCAGCGGGCACGGGTCGGGTTACTCGTCGCGCTTGCTCACCGGCCCGAACTGCTCGTCCTCGATGAGCCCTCGTCCGGCCTCGATCCCCTTGTGCGCCGGGACATCTTGGAGGCCGTCATCCGCACCATCGCGGACGAGGGGCGGACGGTCCTGTTCTCGTCCCACCTGTTGGACGAGGTGGAGCGGGTATCGGACCACGTGTGCCTCCTCAACCAGGGGCGGATCGTGTTCAGCGCCCCGCTCGACGAGTTGAAAGAGTCGCACCGCAGCCTCACCGTGCGGTTCGACGCGCCGCAGGCCCGCCCGCCGGCCCTCGCCGGGGCGCTGGCCTGGAAGGGCACGGGGCACGAGTGGACGGCGGTGTGTCGGGGCCGGCTGAGCGATCTGGCCCCGGCGGTCGCGGCGAGCGGGGGCCGGGTCGTTGCGGACCGGACCCCGTCGCTCGACGAGATCTTCCTCGCACAAGTGACCGGGTCCAAGGTCCCGGTGCTGGAGGGCTGA
- a CDS encoding DUF1963 domain-containing protein, with amino-acid sequence MLEGESEWLAAVVANLLDDNAKLVYADWLQERGDDRAAFVRGLVTASRTLSPSDFPEPDPGYPEEWLELIGYRLVERIARSGHLELKEPALRLARPALRMVKTETDDTQLGVGASKIGGMPDLPPGYSWPPGNECRAIYYEDTSHVKRLAGFIAQVNLADVSHTQAARDLPRSGLLSFFCFQDMKNDNPDLIGAKAVYFPDTTGMLRAQPPKELTEGNHAMPAAQLTFVETLDLPERSSGPWAGELEPKPGVDYADVLDFFREINFNNVLGYGRSTSGGDPTPSKDDRHLIVLENSAGCRLHIQIHKDDLAARDFDKIKLVWVDFD; translated from the coding sequence ATGTTGGAAGGCGAGAGCGAATGGCTGGCGGCAGTTGTCGCGAACTTGCTCGACGACAACGCGAAACTTGTGTACGCCGACTGGCTCCAGGAGCGGGGGGACGACCGGGCCGCGTTTGTGCGGGGGCTCGTCACCGCCTCGCGCACGCTGAGCCCGAGCGACTTTCCCGAACCCGACCCCGGGTATCCCGAGGAGTGGCTCGAACTGATCGGTTACCGCCTGGTCGAGCGGATCGCCCGGAGCGGGCATCTGGAGCTGAAAGAGCCCGCGCTCCGGCTCGCCCGACCGGCACTGCGGATGGTGAAGACCGAGACCGATGACACGCAACTCGGTGTCGGGGCCAGCAAGATCGGCGGGATGCCCGATCTGCCACCCGGTTACTCCTGGCCGCCGGGGAACGAGTGCCGGGCCATCTACTACGAGGACACGAGCCACGTCAAGCGGCTCGCCGGCTTCATCGCGCAAGTGAACCTCGCGGACGTCTCTCACACACAGGCCGCGCGTGATTTGCCGAGGTCCGGGCTGCTGTCGTTCTTCTGTTTCCAGGACATGAAGAACGACAACCCCGACCTGATCGGGGCGAAGGCAGTTTACTTCCCGGATACGACCGGGATGCTGCGCGCCCAGCCGCCGAAAGAGCTGACCGAGGGCAACCACGCGATGCCCGCGGCGCAGCTGACGTTCGTGGAAACGCTCGACCTGCCGGAGCGGAGCAGCGGCCCGTGGGCCGGAGAGCTGGAGCCGAAACCCGGTGTCGATTACGCCGACGTCCTCGATTTCTTCCGGGAGATCAACTTCAACAACGTGCTCGGCTACGGCCGCTCGACGAGCGGTGGCGACCCGACGCCGTCGAAGGACGACCGCCACCTGATCGTGCTCGAAAACTCCGCGGGCTGCCGGCTCCACATTCAGATCCACAAGGACGACCTGGCGGCGCGCGACTTCGACAAGATCAAGCTCGTCTGGGTGGACTTCGATTGA
- a CDS encoding protein kinase domain-containing protein, with amino-acid sequence MFEVFECVAHAIKDKGLRGLCELVPGGPYVFDVAGHAYQLLRERKKQAALKEEIAKVAAASVEEAKRAAAEIARRVAHEAPAEERIALEMYLTQLPGAVRQSLKRAADPTGKTVPPDLALDTPDDFVKMLPLRVPHFRPGSDLPGRPGWRLDELLGAGGFGEVWLARHSFLPHPRAVKFCTDAKVRAKLTSHEGRVIARVMEQGTHPNVVPLLDAVLDGDTPWLMYEYVGGGSLTDLILRWQSVPEAEREALCVPALTQLAAAVGTFHRLSPAIVHRDLKPANILLSAEPGVRTPEQKTAASSGPALRAPHPALKITDFGIGGVAVDYLRTHPAGVSLMTGWLETSMRGSYTPLYASPQQSRGAAPDPRDDVHALGVIAFQMVTGKLAEAPSPRFERDLRRRGVSDALIDLIGDCVDSEASARPRDAAELAERLGQLKHPQKASAPSVQPEPKPAPADPAPKSAEAKSAPAKPQSKPAVVPSGLEGGSPAVSISAPPVPTGPTKWLVPLRGTWFTRPTDRPEAPWAASGTRLPGEVVTRPGEAYRLAPNPDTTGDEDLAKLKALSGLPGLEAVDLSGCVRVTDTGLVHLAHLRGLKAVGLADTQVTDSGVTLLLTRFPDLEAVGLSGATQVTQTVIPYLARMRKLKLLALPPRADTIDVRVEFAKRRPACQLV; translated from the coding sequence ATGTTCGAGGTCTTCGAGTGCGTGGCACACGCGATCAAGGACAAGGGGCTGCGCGGGTTGTGCGAACTCGTTCCCGGTGGGCCGTATGTGTTCGACGTCGCGGGGCACGCGTACCAGCTCCTCCGCGAGCGCAAGAAGCAGGCGGCGCTTAAGGAGGAAATCGCCAAGGTCGCCGCGGCGAGCGTCGAGGAGGCGAAGCGGGCGGCGGCAGAGATCGCCCGGCGGGTGGCGCACGAGGCGCCGGCCGAAGAGCGGATCGCTCTGGAGATGTACCTCACGCAACTGCCCGGTGCGGTCCGGCAGTCGCTGAAGCGGGCCGCCGATCCGACCGGAAAGACCGTGCCGCCGGACCTCGCGCTCGACACGCCGGACGACTTCGTGAAGATGCTACCGCTCCGCGTGCCGCACTTCCGGCCCGGCAGCGACCTGCCCGGCCGTCCGGGCTGGCGGCTGGACGAACTGCTCGGCGCCGGCGGGTTCGGCGAGGTGTGGCTCGCGCGCCACTCGTTCCTGCCGCACCCGCGGGCGGTCAAGTTCTGCACCGATGCGAAGGTGCGGGCCAAACTCACGTCCCACGAGGGCCGGGTGATCGCCCGCGTGATGGAGCAGGGCACCCACCCGAACGTGGTGCCGCTCCTGGACGCCGTCCTCGACGGCGACACCCCGTGGCTCATGTACGAGTACGTCGGCGGCGGGAGCCTGACGGATCTGATCCTCCGGTGGCAGAGCGTGCCCGAGGCCGAGCGCGAAGCGCTCTGCGTGCCGGCGCTCACGCAGCTCGCGGCGGCGGTCGGCACCTTCCACCGCCTCAGCCCCGCCATCGTTCACCGCGACCTGAAGCCGGCGAACATTCTGTTGAGCGCGGAACCCGGAGTGCGGACCCCGGAGCAGAAGACCGCCGCTTCTTCTGGACCCGCGCTCCGCGCCCCGCACCCCGCGCTGAAAATCACCGACTTCGGCATCGGCGGCGTGGCCGTGGACTACCTGCGCACGCACCCCGCTGGCGTGTCACTGATGACGGGGTGGCTCGAAACGTCGATGCGCGGGTCGTACACGCCGCTATACGCGAGCCCGCAGCAGTCGCGAGGGGCCGCGCCCGACCCGCGCGACGACGTTCACGCGCTGGGGGTGATCGCGTTCCAAATGGTCACGGGCAAGCTGGCCGAAGCGCCCAGCCCGCGGTTCGAACGCGACCTCCGGCGCCGCGGGGTGTCGGACGCACTCATCGACCTCATTGGCGACTGCGTGGACAGCGAGGCGAGCGCGCGTCCCCGGGACGCGGCCGAACTCGCGGAGCGCCTCGGCCAGTTGAAACACCCGCAGAAGGCGTCCGCACCCAGCGTGCAGCCAGAACCGAAGCCCGCACCAGCGGACCCGGCGCCGAAGTCCGCGGAGGCCAAGAGCGCCCCAGCGAAACCGCAGAGCAAACCCGCGGTTGTGCCGAGCGGTTTGGAGGGCGGTTCGCCGGCCGTCTCGATCTCCGCTCCGCCGGTCCCGACCGGGCCGACGAAATGGCTCGTTCCGCTCCGCGGTACGTGGTTCACACGCCCCACGGATCGCCCCGAAGCGCCATGGGCGGCCAGCGGCACTCGGTTACCGGGCGAAGTGGTCACGAGGCCGGGCGAAGCGTACCGGCTCGCGCCCAACCCGGACACCACCGGCGACGAGGACCTCGCGAAGCTCAAAGCGCTCTCGGGGCTGCCGGGCCTGGAGGCGGTGGACCTGTCCGGCTGCGTGCGGGTGACGGACACGGGGCTGGTGCACCTCGCGCACCTCCGCGGGCTGAAAGCGGTCGGGCTGGCCGATACACAGGTGACCGATTCCGGAGTGACACTGTTGCTCACGCGGTTCCCGGATCTGGAAGCGGTCGGCCTGTCCGGGGCCACTCAGGTCACGCAAACGGTGATCCCGTACCTCGCGCGGATGCGCAAGTTGAAGCTCCTGGCACTGCCGCCGCGCGCGGACACGATCGACGTGCGCGTCGAGTTCGCGAAGCGGCGCCCGGCGTGTCAGTTGGTGTGA